The proteins below come from a single Caulobacter segnis ATCC 21756 genomic window:
- a CDS encoding DUF979 domain-containing protein has product MIGLPLVYLLAGLMFAAFAGLSLADRENNKRLGNAAFWGLFALSFLAGDHLGDLGNGLLALALALIAGAGQLGVGVPRTTSPEDRETLAARYGARLFIPALVIPVLVLAGSLAFKRLTLNGAPLVDPKQATLISLALAALVAAVLAQVMFRQPAVSAVQEGRRLMDLVGWAALLPQMLAALGAVFALAGVGKTIGEIAVMVTPADSRFAAVAAYCLGMAVFTIMMGNAFAAFPVMTGGIALPLVIGRFGGDPAVVCAIGMLSGFCGTLLTPLAANFNLVPAALLQLKDRYAVIRAQAPTAILMLIVNVILMNALAFHA; this is encoded by the coding sequence GTGATCGGCCTGCCGCTCGTCTATCTGCTGGCGGGGCTGATGTTCGCCGCCTTCGCGGGCCTCAGCCTCGCCGACCGCGAAAACAACAAGCGCCTGGGCAACGCCGCCTTCTGGGGTCTGTTCGCGCTGAGCTTCCTGGCCGGCGACCACCTGGGCGACCTCGGCAACGGCCTGCTGGCGCTGGCGCTCGCGCTGATCGCGGGGGCGGGCCAGCTGGGCGTCGGGGTCCCCCGCACCACCTCGCCCGAGGACCGCGAGACGCTGGCGGCGCGGTACGGCGCGCGCCTGTTCATTCCCGCCCTGGTCATTCCCGTGCTGGTCCTGGCCGGCTCCCTGGCCTTCAAGCGCCTGACCCTCAATGGCGCGCCGCTGGTCGATCCCAAGCAGGCGACGCTGATCTCGCTGGCCCTGGCCGCGCTGGTCGCGGCCGTCCTGGCGCAAGTGATGTTCCGTCAGCCGGCCGTCTCGGCCGTGCAGGAAGGTCGCAGGCTGATGGACCTGGTCGGCTGGGCCGCCCTGCTGCCGCAGATGCTGGCGGCGCTGGGCGCGGTCTTCGCCCTGGCGGGGGTGGGCAAGACGATCGGCGAGATCGCGGTGATGGTCACGCCCGCCGACAGCCGCTTCGCCGCCGTCGCCGCCTATTGCCTGGGCATGGCGGTTTTCACGATCATGATGGGCAACGCCTTCGCCGCCTTCCCGGTGATGACCGGCGGCATCGCCCTGCCCCTGGTGATCGGCCGCTTCGGCGGCGACCCGGCCGTGGTCTGCGCCATCGGCATGCTGTCGGGGTTCTGCGGAACCCTGCTGACGCCGCTGGCGGCCAACTTCAACCTTGTGCCGGCCGCGCTGTTGCAGTTGAAGGACCGCTACGCCGTGATCCGCGCCCAGGCGCCGACCGCGATCCTGATGCTGATCGTCAATGTGATCCTGATGAACGCCCTCGCCTTCCATGCCTGA
- a CDS encoding DUF2891 domain-containing protein — translation MSLARSTATRFAKIALGHLTREYPNKLDHVMAGPEDVRSPRELHPIFFGSFDWHSCVHGYWLLATLLRLRPEMPEAETIIALFDDAFTEEKVAGEVAYLARPESRGFERPYGWAWSLMLQAELLRHDRPWAAAHAPLALAFKARFEAFLPVADYPVRAGTHYNTAFALVLAYEYAEMTGDQAFYELMRNRALVWYGEDAACQAWEPSGDDFLSPALIEAEAMRRLLPQERFELWFPRFLPDLARKQPATLFTPARVADRTDGKIAHLDGLNLSRAWCWRTLAGAMSEADPAKPHAINAALSHLAAAIPHISGDYMGEHWLATFALLAMENG, via the coding sequence ATGAGCCTCGCCCGCTCCACGGCCACGCGCTTCGCCAAGATCGCGCTCGGGCATCTGACCCGCGAGTATCCGAACAAGCTGGATCACGTCATGGCCGGGCCGGAGGACGTCCGCTCCCCGCGCGAGCTGCATCCGATCTTCTTCGGCAGCTTCGACTGGCATTCGTGCGTGCACGGATACTGGCTGCTGGCGACCTTGCTGCGCCTGCGCCCCGAGATGCCCGAGGCCGAGACCATCATCGCCCTGTTCGACGACGCCTTCACCGAGGAGAAGGTCGCCGGCGAGGTCGCCTATCTGGCGCGCCCGGAGAGCCGGGGCTTCGAACGCCCCTACGGCTGGGCCTGGAGCCTGATGCTGCAGGCCGAGCTGCTTCGCCACGACCGCCCGTGGGCGGCCGCGCACGCGCCCTTGGCCCTGGCGTTCAAGGCTCGCTTCGAGGCGTTCCTGCCAGTCGCCGACTATCCGGTCCGCGCCGGGACCCACTACAACACCGCCTTCGCCCTGGTGCTGGCCTACGAGTACGCCGAGATGACGGGTGATCAGGCGTTCTATGAGCTCATGCGCAACCGCGCCCTGGTCTGGTATGGCGAGGACGCCGCCTGCCAGGCTTGGGAGCCGTCCGGCGACGACTTCCTGTCTCCCGCCCTCATCGAGGCCGAGGCCATGCGCCGGCTGCTGCCGCAAGAGCGCTTCGAGCTGTGGTTTCCGCGCTTCCTGCCCGATCTTGCGCGCAAGCAGCCGGCGACGCTGTTCACGCCCGCCCGGGTCGCCGACCGCACCGACGGCAAGATCGCCCACCTCGACGGCTTGAACCTCTCGCGCGCCTGGTGTTGGCGCACCCTGGCCGGCGCGATGTCTGAGGCCGACCCTGCAAAACCCCACGCGATCAACGCGGCGCTGAGTCATTTGGCCGCGGCGATCCCGCACATCTCGGGCGATTATATGGGCGAACATTGGCTGGCGACCTTCGCCCTGCTCGCCATGGAGAATGGCTAG